The genomic segment gatttcttcttctgttaagaaggagttttttctctccactgatgcctagtgtttgctcattgtgtgaactgttgtgtttctctgctctccttgatgttgtctatgtacagtgccttgagataatgtatgttatgttggcgctatacaaataaaattgaattgaattgaatagtattacttttaaaacaatatattgAGACAACACTTTTGTATTCTCAAATTGTCTTGTTTGCTTGACTAGAATACTTCATAGacaataaactggactggactAAGAACACTGAAGTCCTATACAAGAAGGGACAGAGCCGCCTCTATTTTCTGAGGAAGCTCCGCTCCTTTAACATCTGCCAGACTATGCTGAGGATGTTTTATGTGTCTGTGGTTGCTAGTGCTATTCTGTTTGCTgtacaattcaattcaattttatttgtaagatttttgtcttgtttttcttgacaatatctttaaatgaacaaaattgAACGAGGCAATGTTTGCAGTGCGACTCTGGCAGTCTCATGTAATGAGCAGCTGTTGTGTCCTGGCAGACGAACCATCCTGGTGTTTACACCAAGGTTTAACTATGTTTTCAACACTTATTACACCGTCATGTTTGCGGTTGGTGTGCGAAACACACAACAAGTCTTCTCTCATTGTTTCTTATTCACAGGTTTGCATCTGTGCAGCTGGAGCAGATGACCTGATCCTGAGACCACCATCTTGTTCAACAGCCTTTCTTCATTTCACATGTTGCTTAGATCATACACGTTAACTTTCAAaatactttcttcttctttagagcgtcaccacagtggatcttCACTAAAACGAAGGAATTGGTATCACCTGATGTAACTGTAATTTACATCCACTACTGTCTTTGCATTGACTTTTCAGGTCATCTCATTATGCTAATAATCTGCCTTGTGCTTGTTGGAATCCTGGTTCTGTTAAGAAAGCtggaggggagagaaaaagcCTTCTTCACTCAGAAAGCTGCACGAGTTTATTCTTCCTCTCATCACTTCAACAGCAGGATCTCACCTCATCACCATtacatatcatatatcataacAACCATATATGAAAAAACATCCATTTTGAACTGGCcctcaaaaataaatccataaaataAGTCATATCTTACATTCTTCCCTCtctttaaatgaaacatgaaaatgaaactcATTTCAAAGtttagggaagaaaaaaaatctcatcttACAGTAAGATTAAAAAGCTGCCCTGATCTGTGATGAGAAATATTAATAAGCTGTGTAATAACTCTCAAGAGGAAAAGCATAGCATCATTACTCTTTACCTAAGGAAAGTTTAAAGAGGTTTAAAAAAGATGTCATGTTTCATAAATTActgagttagttagttataCGATGTGTAATCAGACTCAGCTCCATAACCTTTTTACAGGgtacagaaagaaaaagttaaaaatatgacatattattattattattattattactgttatcattattattatcattagatAGTATTATTGTCAtataaagtacacattttaataGTGTTTGGCCCAGGCAGCACCTCTACCCCCTGCTGTTCTTGGTCCTTTGGCCCCTTACAACAAACCCATGGTTATAAAGCTAGACACTGATTTGAAGTTTGATAAGAAGATTAACTgagttatttaaaaacaacaacagcttaTTTCAATGAATGCATATAGCCACGGTTAAATCAATTCTGTCGAGGCTTtatctctctgttttgtttctcttttctttaattGTCATTCCTTTCGGGCCCTTTTTTCGCTGTCGGAAGCGGAACTGTTGTGGCCCCGTTCCAGCGCCAAGCCGGACCATTACACCGACGCACCACCAATGTCAAACTGAGCTGACACTGACCGcactgagttgttttttttaatttaacgtTTCTTTTCCACTCGCAGGTCTGTTTCAAACGCTTAGACGCGACACTTTAAAACAATCCAATTGTACATATTGTCACTTTTACGTATCTTTGTCGCGGGCACTCGCAGGAGAATCTAAGCGGTCAGGATGCGTCTCACGCTGCATATGTTGATCTCACACGGCCGGGTGGCCCGGAGGATGGGAATGGGACCGGAGTCCCGGATCAACATGCTGCGGAACATCTTGACGGGACTGGTCCGACATGAGAGGGTCGAAACCACGCTGGGCAGAGCAGACGAAGTCCGCTTCTACGCTGAAAAGGTGAGTAACAGTAGAGTAGAGTTGGCTCATGTCACAGCGTTTCaccacaacaacagcatcatgGTCACGTGACATcagcatatatatgtatatatatatatatatatgtatacacatacatacatacatatatatatgatgggAGTTTAACATTTGAATGAGGTACTGGTACATAATCCACACCGACGTCACCATGCATGCCACTGCTGTAGCCACAAATGATGCGTTCCATGTACCTCGGAGATCGGAAGTGGGAGTGACGTCACGTCAGATTTGCCTGCGTTCCAGTTGAGATGTCATGAAATCATGGATACAACCGTATCTAGGATGAGCTGTTGATAGCTATAGCAGTCCATAACAACACTCCATGTGGTATGTTGCACACACAAAGAGCGTAGAACTGGAATACACTAAAATGATAGCATTCACCACCTTTGGGGTCAcaagaaaaactgatttcatcCACTGAATAAAAGGCTCGCCTAATTTAATACACACCTGCGGAAGTCTGTGACGTGTTAGTGCTTTATCTTGTTCTTACACAGCCCTTTGCTgaattgaaatgtgtttgtgtcgttTTATATAACCACTCACAATGAGCAATTTTACATGATGGCAGACAGGTGTTGTTGGTCACAGTgagtttaaatatgttattttgtgacttcagtgtttgaaatcctttcagTTCAGatttacaaaaatgacacaaacttaccaaacaacaCAGCAGGATCTGAGCAGCTCCTTTGTcccagtgagctaaaaacagtcattttctcTGTTGGCTTTGGCGCAGGAGAGAAAGTGGTTTACAAGCTGCAATTTCCAGTCAGAAGAGTCCGTCAAACCACAGAGCAGAGCACCAGACATCTTAGAcataagcaggtgtagattttattagtgGAGTCTTTTTTTAAGTGGGTAAAGGCTGTTTTTCCCATTATGTTGTGCCATAATTTCGGTGTTTTCAACAAGCCTCCAGTGGCGCACTagggccagcagggggcacacaCAGCCTAGGCAGCACTGATAATGTGTCAGTTTAATATGATCCTCCACTCCTTTCTGTAAGGTTTCCCATAACATTGTGTGTGACATCTTCCTTTCTTATTTACAAATGACTGTGAGGATGAACGCTCATGTTGGACTGTGATAGTACAGAAACGATGGTTAAGCACAAGCTCACCTCCATGATGTTATGGTTTGGTGAGACAACAACCGTGTtattatttcagcttttaaaatgagtatttttgtgaaaagattacctaaaatgttaaatgttccTATTCTAAGCCGACCCTTCGTAATGTCAGGTTTTATTTGTTCCCAGCTGATTGACTACGCCAAAAAGGGGGACACTGATGAGAAGGCTATGAAAATGGCCAATTTTTGGCTGACGGTATGTATCTGCAGTTACCCAATGTTGCAACGTTGTGTCATTCTAATCTGAATGAATAATGTGACTGAATGTGTTTCCCACTTCTCAGGAGAAGGACCTGGTCCCAAAGCTCTTCAAGGTCCTTGCCCCGCGGTTTGAGACTCATTCGAGAAGCTACACACGGATGGTGCGCATCCCCAACAGACAGAACCTGGACAGAGCTAAGATGGCTGTCCTGGAGTACAAGGGCAACCCCTTCCCACCTCTGTTTCCAGTGAAAAAGCAGAATGAACTGACTCTCATCAACCAGCTGCTGAAAGgctacagagaggagagggcacAAGAGCTGGCTGCAAAGTCATAGTTCACACGATGGCCGTTGATAAATGTTTGCTGCAGACTGATGGTCGGAAGATGAACATCTACTAGAGTCACTCTTAATGTGTGGCCTAAAGAGACTGATTCAGGTTTTTCACCTAAACAACAGCTCGAAAACGACATTGTCAGCTGCAACGAAGAccatttgtcattgttgtatATTAATAAATGTGATTTCCTACCAAAAGTAAGAGATTTGTAGATTTTCTGTGTACGAAACTGCAGGAATTATGCGTACAGTCGATTTCCTTTTTAGGTAATTGggaataaaatattaaagtataaaaaaatgttaatgtaggtcaaaggtcagtgagCGTCTAGTCTTGTCATTAGATATTGCAATATTCACGATAATATGTCACagaatttaaacatttgtggaaaatgtgtttgttttaatatgaaacAATACATggctcacacacaaaaacatgatgctaaatgaatctataaataaaaacagaatcttATCTTTCATAACAGTATTGTTTGCAGATCGTCGAGCctggagagagtgtgagagagtagGGATGTGGTTGAGTTTAAATGCCAGGTCAACCATTCAAAGCAGTGGACAGTGACCAAGAGAGTacaggcagggtggagtgggtggagacgagtgtcagggctgatgtgtgacagaaggataacagcaaaagtgaaagggaaggtctacatgACAGTAGTGAGACCTGTTGTGATGCATGGCTTGGagacaggaggcagagctggaggtgcTTTCAGATGgtcaggattagaaatgagcatgtttgagggacagctcaggttgaatgatttggagataaagtaagagagtcatGGTTCAGATGGTTTGGTTCACGTGCAGAGGAGcgacagtgattatattggacaaaggatgttaaaagaaggagctgctgggcagaaggaaaagaggacgaccacagagaaggttcatggatgttctGAAGGGGAACTGGAGGacggtgtaacagaagaggacacaagggacaggACAAGATGGATGTAGATGTTCCgctgtggcaacccctaaagggagaagccggaAATAAATCATGATAAGTTGATATTAAGTGTCCATGGGCTGGAGGTTCTCTGATGTAAAGACATTTAACATTAGTGTCCATGTGTGGTTGTGCCAGCATCAGGGTAATGCCATCAACCAGCCAGAGACATGATGGCTTATGCTCTCGCTGAAAACGCTTCTCTTGCCATAttcaaaaacaattcaattccattttattCATATAGCCCAACATCTTTACAGtgtctgtccttagaccctcacatcgagtgaggaaaaactccacagaggagggatccctctcccaggaTGGACAGAAGGTAGGTGTACgtgtcacatgtacagagaCAAGCTCAGCACATTACAGACAATATATCACATtcaaaaagagaggaaagagaataAGACAGAGAGCaaatcaataacattaataacaatgaTCAATATCACATCTAATCCAGGGTGTGACACACACTATCCCATCTGTTATGTGACCCTCAGATGGATGAGGATAATAATACCAGTAATCAGTGGCTATATAGTAATGGTTATAGTTTATTATTGAGCTGTGGTGATGAAGCTCTggaattagagagagagagcgaggaagaGCACAAActagggggagggagagaaaaaaaacacctgatgaCTGTCAGGCAGGTGGgtcattaaaaatacagtagatatataaatgtttttgtgtttaaaatatgcagaggtggaaagagtactgaaatattctattcaagtaaaagtaccactattttgataaaatctTACTTAAggacaagtaaaagtacttttctaacaatgtactcaagttaaagtaaaaagggagcttatttaaaatgtactcggagtaaaagttactttgttAATTCTTTCTtgtggggacacaaatctc from the Solea senegalensis isolate Sse05_10M linkage group LG9, IFAPA_SoseM_1, whole genome shotgun sequence genome contains:
- the mrpl17 gene encoding 39S ribosomal protein L17, mitochondrial gives rise to the protein MRLTLHMLISHGRVARRMGMGPESRINMLRNILTGLVRHERVETTLGRADEVRFYAEKLIDYAKKGDTDEKAMKMANFWLTEKDLVPKLFKVLAPRFETHSRSYTRMVRIPNRQNLDRAKMAVLEYKGNPFPPLFPVKKQNELTLINQLLKGYREERAQELAAKS